In Yarrowia lipolytica chromosome 1F, complete sequence, a genomic segment contains:
- a CDS encoding uncharacterized protein (Compare to YALI0F13277g, similar to Saccharomyces cerevisiae YPL009C; ancestral locus Anc_8.75, similar to wi|NCU09191.1 Neurospora crassa NCU09191. 1 hypothetical protein) has protein sequence MKQRFSQLDLKVIASELRKSILNYRLQNIYDLLSSSRHFLLKFAVPESKQLVVIDPGFRIHTSNFQRPTSQTPSNFVAKLRKHLRTRRLSAITQPVGDRVLVLTFSDGQYHLILEFFAGGNLILVDQDFKILALQRVVSEGANNQRVAVGVIYEFDKELLNNTDPLQVSRTEITADLLQQWVATVSPDEDDEVNAISGGVNKKKTRRKAKLPSLKKLLYSNMSELSPALLEQYLEKEGVDGNLSIKDVDFSESTVTSIAAAVKGCEDRVQELLDADLVTGYIACEKNPNWKKPDEEKTYIPGSIDPSDIEYLYESFEPFEITVADGKVDTFEGYNLTVDRYFSTVESTRYSLRVNAQEQIAEKRLNAARNETKKRVDGLQQVQDRSILMGTALQTYAGRVEEAIAAVKQLQDQGMDWKDMEHLIDLEKKKGNPVAQMVSSMNLEKNRVTLILPNPDVEDESDSDSDSDMDETDSEGESEESGSESDSNKNESKTLKVEVNLDLTAYANANNYFDIKKVAAQKQEKTEKNSATALKSAEQKVKLDLKRSLAQEQHALRPMRPSYWFEKFWWFFSSDGYLVIGGKDAQQNEMLYKRYFRKGDAYVHAEIQGASTVIVKNHLGPTAPLPPSTLSQAGSLSICTSKAWDSKVLISAWWVEHGQVSKSAPSGEFLPTGSFMIRGKKNFLPPTSLDVGLAILWIADEDSTAKYVKQRLEREKLILGEKADEMKAAEESESESESESESDSDSDDDMEFPDTEINLKGGDEDESEEEGEEEEDEQEEEEEVGKMERPAVKEAPPKGTSKYDYEDKPEAPPSKIVQDLTAQSNNFVPKKRLTAKERREARKAKASAANSSLNTPSGIEDSTSVEDVLKALTMKSGGVDTSDSSRDVTPGNDTPVSRSATPALNDTTQSAASSGQPPAKVRGKKGKLKKIAKKYADQDEEERKLRMDLLGSTKGAERAEQEAAELAEKKRIEEEKRIQRQERIKNQEIRRLLKEEGVEQYDDVDEEESRTQFDSFIPRAQKNDVVVGAIPMFAPWAALSKFKFKAKMVPGTVKKGKAVKEIVHKMTTAKTDPTMQDTDMPWPNEIDIIGGLKDTELVQPVAVGRVRLVMPGVQGGSGPSSKTKGSKNRGRKKR, from the exons ATGAAG CAACGATTCAGTCAACTCGACCTCAAGGTGATTGCGTCTGAATTGCGCAAGTCGATTCTCAATTACCGACTGCAAAACATTTATGACCTGCTATCGTCCTCGCGGCACTTTCTGCTCAAGTTTGCCGTTCCCGAAAGCAAACAGCTGGTGGTGATTGATCCCGGCTTTCGAATCCACACCTCCAACTTCCAGCGACCCACCTCCCAGACTCCTTCCAACTTCGTGGCCAAGCTTCGTAAGCACTTGCGAACCAGACGTCTCAGTGCCATTACTCAGCCTGTAGGAGACCGAGTGCTGGTGCTCACCTTTTCTGATGGACAGTACCACCTTATTCTCGAGTTTTTTGCCGGTGGAAACCTGATTCTCGTCGACCAAGATTTCAAGATCCTGGCACTCCAGCGAGTGGTGTCCGAGGGTGCTAACAACCAGCGCGTAGCCGTGGGAGTCATCTACGAGTTCGACAAGGAGCTACTTAATAATACGGATCCTCTGCAGGTGAGCCGAACAGAAATCACAGCTGATCTGCTACAACAGTGGGTCGCTACTGTCTCCCCtgatgaagacgacgaaGTGAATGCCatctctggaggagtcaacaaaaagaagacccGAAGAAAGGCCAAGTTGCCCTCgctgaagaagctgctgtATTCCAATATGTCGGAGCTGTCTCCTGCTCTGCTGGAGCAATACCtcgaaaaagaaggagttgACGGCAACCTGAGCATCAAAGACGTCGATTTCAGCGAATCTACTGTTACATCTATCGCTGCCGCTGTCAAGGGCTGCGAAGATCGAGTCCAGGAACTATTGGACGCCGATCTCGTCACCGGATACATTGCCTGTGAAAAGAACCCCAACTGGAAGAAACCCGACGAGGAAAAGACTTACATTCCCGGTTCTATCGATCCCTCGGACATTGAGTATCTCTACGAGTCGTTTGAGCCCTTTGAGATTACTGTGGCAGACGGAAAGGTGGATACTTTTGAGGGCTACAATCTGACTGTGGATCGATACTTCTCCACTGTTGAAAGCACTCGATACAGTCTGCGGGTCAATGCTCAAGAGCAAATTGCCGAAAAACGACTCAATGCTGCTCGAAACGAAACCAAAAAGCGAGTTGACGGCTTGCAGCAGGTCCAGGACCGAAGTATTCTTATGGGAACGGCTCTCCAGACTTATGCTGGTCGAGTGGAGGAAGCTATTGCTGCTGTGAAGCAGTTGCAAGATCAGGGTATGGACTGGAAGGATATGGAGCATCTGATTgacctggagaagaagaagggcaacCCTGTCGCTCAGATGGTGTCCAGTATGaacctggagaagaaccgTGTCACTCTGATATTGCCTAATCCAGATGTTGAAGACGAGAGTGATAGCGACAGCGACAGTGATATGGATGAAACAGACTCCGAGGGCGAGTCCGAGGAGTCCGGGTCTGAGTCCGATTCGAACAAAAATGAGTCGAAGACTCTCAAGGTCGAGGTCAATCTCGATCTCACGGCCTATGCCAATGCTAATAATTACTTTGATATCAAAAAGGTGGCTGCCCAGAAGCAAGAGAAGACGGAAAAGAACTCTGCCACCGCTCTCAAGTCTGCTGAGCAGAAGGTGAAGTTGGATCTGAAGCGATCCCTGGCCCAGGAACAGCATGCCCTTCGTCCCATGCGTCCCTCGTACTGGTTCGAAAAGTTCTGGTGGTTCTTTTCTTCTGATGGCTACCTTGTAATTGGAGGAAAGGACGCTCAGCAGAACGAGATGCTGTACAAGCGATACTTCCGAAAGGGAGACGCGTACGTCCACGCCGAGATCCAGGGAGCTTCCACTGTGATTGTCAAGAACCACCTTGGGCCCActgctcctcttcctccttccacaCTTTCCCAGGCCGGTTCTCTGTCCATTTGCACATCCAAGGCATGGGACAGCAAGGTTTTGATTTCCGCCTGGTGGGTGGAGCACGGTCAGGTGAGCAAGAGTGCTCCTTCTGGCGAGTTTTTGCCTACTGGAAGTTTCATGATTCGTGGCAAGAAGAATTTCTTGCCCCCCACTTCTCTGGACGTTGGTCTGGCCATTTTGTGGATTGCCGATGAGGACAGTACTGCCAAGTACGTCAAGCAGCGCCTGGAGCGAGAGAAGCTGATTCTTGGAGAAAAAGCTGACGAGATGAAGGCTGCCGAGGAGTCTGAGAGCGAGTCagagtccgagtccgagtccgatTCTGATTCTGACGATGACATGGAGTTCCCTGATACTGAAATCAACCTCAagggtggagatgaagatgagagtgaagaggagggggaggaggaggaggacgaacaagaggaggaagaggaagtgGGAAAGATGGAGAGACCAGCTGTCAAAGAAGCTCCTCCCAAGGGAACATCCAAGTACGACTACGAAGACAAACCCGAGGCCCCTCCATCGAAGATCGTGCAGGATCTGACTGCCCAGTCAAACAACTTTGTGCCCAAAAAGCGACTCACTGCCAAGGAGCGTCGAGAGGCTCGAAAGGCCAAGGCATCCGCGGCTAACAGCTCCCTCAACACTCCTTCTGGTATTGAAGACTCCACTTCTGTCGAGGATGTGCTCAAGGCTCTGACTATGAAGTCTGGGGGAGTTGACACCAGCGACTCTTCTCGAGACGTGACTCCCGGAAACGATACCCCTGTATCTCGATCCGCTACTCCTGCACTCAACGACACTACCCAGTCCGCTGCCTCGTCCGGACAGCCTCCTGCTAAGGTGCGAggcaagaagggcaagctcaagaagattgccaagaagTATGCTGAccaggacgaggaggagcgaaagCTGCGAATGGACCTGCTTGGAAGCACCAAGGGTGCCGAGCGAGCTGAAcaggaggctgctgagctggctgagaagaaacgtatcgaggaggaaaaacGAATCCAGCGTCAGGAGCGAATCAAGAACCAGGAGATTCGAAGACTACTCAAGGAAGAGGGTGTGGAGCAGTATGACGacgtggacgaggaggagtcccGAACGCAGTTTGATTCGTTCATTCCTCGAGCCCAAAAGAACGATGTTGTCGTCGGAGCCATCCCCATGTTTGCCCCTTGGGCAGCTCTGtccaagttcaagttcaaggcAAAAATGGTGCCTGGAACCGTCAAAAAGGGCAAGGCCGTCAAGGAAATCGTCCACAAGATGACCACCGCCAAGACGGACCCTACCATGCAGGACACCGACATGCCCTGGCCCAACGAGATTGATATCATTGGAGGACTCAAGGACACTGAGCTGGTACAACCTGTGGCTGTTGGTCGAGTCCGACTTGTCATGCCCGGTGTCCAGGGAGGTTCTGGCCCCTCGTCTAAGACCAAGGGCTCCAAGAACCGAGGCAGAAAGAAGCGATAG
- a CDS encoding uncharacterized protein (Compare to YALI0F13299g, weakly similar to uniprot|Q96W35 Ophiostoma novo- ulmi Glucan 1 3 beta-glucosidase-like protein (Fragment)): MFPIGRKGNSQDKGRKRPLLRSHLLPIGTSRDLPDAANTASTGMATATAPSAVASDLSSSMFVRKAVPLRYGTAPNTGVSSVHRSNTVPAHAVSSRAPSVHPDKERSKSAEMAAAVAGIRPTPPPGRRLLPVPAHTPAPVRSHSRVQPQTPRIDFLPQKNPLRRAATDTWDTRTSTQLSTMRSSSFGSVQRTEDDEDNDNDNSNDNDDDGEDSDTTPQPTPIANKYLNTAVPLGDVATAVAPNKNANSNPGFDIKFSSPTFDPKNSSTEKDVEKGEGGEDDADGNESTDDKNEVEMASRTANIHSAQPTFSSNPEYLWELEDFQKRRDERNNNARHLIRKTEDEKRHAERRNKLLLVICCVLAAVLIGITVGMTSTIHRLERSNQKQGLVNQNKQHNDTQRTDGGMLPIGIDTLTDAAKLASILSDTSLHNVLYGIGYSPQNVMTSQCGVNQTEVTLDVAALSRVTKRIRLYGTSCDQALYVLRAIDSLKVDMKVTLGVWINGNPVVCAAQIAEAITAAEQFPHLIESIMVGNEVFFRGELAPAKLVGYMHEVRTELQLRNLTIPVGTSELGSQWSPYMASNVDILGANIHPFFGGLEVSEATTWTLNFLESFVVNEITEAEKIPQIVISEIGWPSGGGQHGAAKSGVAQQQRLLQDWVCTAKDLPQIGWYWFEAFDEPWKRVFDTPTEKWESQWGILTPDRRLKKGLSLKISCN, encoded by the coding sequence ATGTTCCCCATAGGAAGGAAGGGCAATAGCCAGGACAAGGGGCGCAAGAGACCCCTGCTACGGAGCCACCTGTTGCCCATAGGAACTTCGCGTGATCTCCCCGATGCTGCCAACACGGCCTCCACCGGCATGGCCACGGCCACGGCGCCGTCTGCGGTCGCTTCCGACCTCTCAAGCTCCATGTTTGTGCGCAAGGCCGTGCCGCTACGCTACGGAACCGCCCCCAACACGGGCGTTTCTAGCGTACACAGATCCAACACGGTGCCCGCCCATGCCGTCTCCAGCAGAGCGCCATCGGTGCACCCAGACAAGGAGCGCTCCAAGAGCGCAGAGATGGCAGCCGCAGTAGCTGGAATCAGACCTACCCCGCCGCCCGGGCGTCGGCTGCTTCCCGTACCTGCCCACACTCCTGCCCCCGTCCGTTCCCATTCTCGCGTCCAGCCGCAGACACCCCGAATCGACTTTCTGCCACAAAAGAACCCGCTGCGAAGAGCAGCAACTGATACCTGGGATACCCGCACGTCGACACAACTGTCGACAATGCgctcgtcgtcgttcgGGTCGGTGCAAAGGACTGAAGACGACGAagacaacgacaacgacaacagcaacgacaacgacgacgacggcgAAGACAGCGACACGACGCCCCAGCCCACGCCCATCGCCAACAAGTACCTCAACACTGCTGTTCCTCTGGGCGACGTGGCAACTGCAGTGGCCCCCAATAAGAATGCAAACTCCAACCCGGGGTTCGACATCAAATTCAGCTCTCCCACGTTCGACCCCAAGAACAGCAGCACCGAAAAGGACGTGGAAAAGGGcgagggtggagaagacgatgCAGATGGCAACGAAAGCACtgacgacaagaacgagGTGGAAATGGCCTCTCGCACTGCCAACATCCACTCCGCACAGCCCACCTTTAGCTCCAACCCCGAGTACTTGTGGGAGCTCGAAGACTTTCAGAAACGACGAGACGAGCGCAACAACAACGCCAGACACCTGATACGAAAGACAGAGGACGAGAAGCGACATGCCGAACGACGCAACAAACTCCTACTAGTTATTTGTTGCGTGCTTGCAGCGGTGCTGATTGGCATCACTGTAGGTATGACTTCGACCATCCATCGGCTTGAAAGATCAAATCAAAAACAAGGACTGGTCAACCAGAACAAACAGCACAACGATACCCAAAGAACCGACGGCGGCATGTTACCCATTGGAATCGATACCCTGACAGATGCAGCCAAGCTCGCAAGCATTCTGTCGGATACCTCTTTGCACAACGTTCTCTACGGCATTGGCTACTCGCCCCAGAACGTCATGACATCCCAATGTGGAGTCAACCAGACGGAAGTGACCTTGGATGTTGCTGCATTGTCTCGTGTTACAAAGCGGATCCGACTTTACGGCACCAGCTGTGACCAAGCCCTGTACGTTTTACGGGCGATTGATTCCCTCAAGGTAGATATGAAAGTGACTCTCGGAGTGTGGATCAACGGCAACCCTGTAGTTTGCGCTGCGCAGATTGCTGAAGCAAtcactgctgctgagcaGTTCCCCCATTTGATTGAATCCATCATGGTGGGTAATGAGGTGTTTTTCCGCGGCGAGCTCGCGCCAGCCAAACTTGTGGGCTACATGCATGAAGTGCGGACGGAGCTACAGCTTCGCAACCTCACAATCCCCGTGGGCACCTCCGAGCTGGGCTCTCAATGGTCTCCGTACATGGCCTCGAATGTGGATATTCTAGGAGCCAACATCCATCCATTCTTTGGAGGCCTTGAAGTGTCTGAGGCGACCACCTGGACACTCAATTTCCTCGAGTCATTTGTCGTCAACGAGATTACAGAAGCCGAAAAAATACCCCAAATTGTGATATCCGAGATTGGATGGCCCAgtggaggtggtcaacACGGCGCTGCAAAGTCGGGTGTAGCGCAACAGCAGCGACTCCTACAAGACTGGGTGTGCACGGCCAAGGACTTGCCGCAGATTGGATGGTACTGGTTCGAGGCGTTTGACGAGCCGTGGAAGCGTGTGTTTGACACCCCGACTGAAAAGTGGGAGTCTCAGTGGGGTATTTTGACCCCTGACCGGCGTCTAAAAAAGGGGTTGTCGCTGAAAATCAGCTGTAATTAG
- a CDS encoding uncharacterized protein (Compare to YALI0F13321g, some similarities with uniprot|Q7RXD3 Neurospora crassa NCU05051.1 hypothetical protein): MDHLSQAGADPTKRKADSQPMVNVVPIQPSSVERFSPYPVKQRRKRVPKNCSSCLKSKTKCDRERPYCGRCVERGLTCEYACEADVPSMAGLLADNKRLNEDLDRLKRLMDDEHVLEESMPSLVMKNIIVKDTKDAEELPQGSPEEPQEYKEPSRDDNVGINRLTLIGHTGSKLWSSSLMSVNPGYHCATIYGNVDMTSDFCFGGQVQQERLKTTPAYPIHNPEYHPVSSVLLNYFFQHIYYFWPLHHEPWVRDKFQLIIDQKAELSNVSLVLSVFSVAAYALNDETRLYLQGVLPAGGAITVDNIADSIHLAAHQSLDAACMINRPSVETLGSLVMLQVSASIRSPLGCVTTPVFGTIVDLAYSLGMHRDPSNFTTDPVEAEFRRRIWYEIVALDRQRASHLFRPTFVSQNSYDTLSPGNVEGDNIILAGVVVYRALAIEAFVRRLVFSSKPVSYNYILSVDKHLQSVLENRSCARFRVPEDFATVKDPKVVPTRPFPQDEITAVIIECILLRSIMILHKPFMRAYRCPHYTEHYHKSYRYSFIRCWEAARRISQIVLALHERPHLTSKYTFLTSGVCLYHGIDATCLIGLSYLHSKSETDPNSNGDMIILQRMKELIRKLVPTSIVAREANALFERMYAVIHKKFANKKSAASVTGAGSRSAFRGPTGHQHPIPDQQQQQQPQQKQQGAGGDVSQPTPPFVPHDASSTSSVSSTSPDVIANQMLRPPLMFAPNNNNPAPTDGSEEFDMQFWEGYFPSLYFPNPPSGSNLQADPAPQEVNNNDLFGEIPSELFFPVESWVDGQQSGKSVIF, from the coding sequence ATGGACCATCTCTCTCAAGCAGGTGCAGACCCGACCAAGCGCAAGGCCGACTCGCAGCCCATGGTCAATGTGGTGCCGATCCAGCCTTCGTCGGTGGAACGATTTTCGCCCTATCCCGTCAAACAGCGGCGAAAGCGCGTGCCCAAAAACTGCTCCTCGTGTCTCAAAAGTAAAACCAAGTGCGACCGAGAACGCCCGTATTGCGGCCGATGTGTGGAACGAGGCCTGACGTGCGAATACGCCTGCGAGGCCGACGTTCCGTCCATGGCCGGACTGCTGGCCGACAACAAGCGACTCAATGAAGACCTGGACCGGCTCAAGCGACTCATGGACGATGAACATGTGCTGGAAGAAAGCATGCCGTCGCTGGTCATGAAGAACATCATTGTGAAAGATACCAAGGACGCCGAAGAACTGCCCCAGGGCTCGCCAGAAGAACCCCAGGAATACAAGGAGCCGTCCAGAGACGATAACGTGGGTATAAACAGATTGACGCTCATTGGACACACAGGCAGCAAACTGTGGTCGTCGTCGCTCATGAGCGTCAACCCAGGCTACCACTGCGCCACCATCTATGGAAACGTGGATATGACTTCGGATTTCTGCTTTGGAGGACAGGTCCAACAAGAAAGGCTGAAAACAACACCGGCGTACCCCATTCATAACCCCGAGTACCACCCGGTGTCATCAGTGCTGCTCAACTACTTTTTCCAGCATATTTACTACTTTTGGCCGTTGCATCACGAGCCTTGGGTCAGAGACAAGTTCCAGCTCATCATTGACCAAAAGGCGGAACTCAGTAACGTGTCGCTGGTCTTGtctgtcttctctgtcGCAGCCTATGCACTCAACGATGAGACGCGACTCTATCTTCAGGGCGTTTTGCCTGCCGGCGGAGCTATTACTGTTGATAACATTGCAGACTCCATTCATTTGGCTGCCCATCAGTCTCTGGATGCTGCCTGTATGATCAACAGACCCAGTGTGGAGACTCTGGGTTCTCTGGTGATGCTCCAAGTGTCTGCCTCCATCAGGTCGCCTCTTGGATGCGTCACTACTCCTGTCTTCGGAACCATTGTCGACCTGGCCTACTCTCTGGGTATGCACCGAGACCCCTCAAACTTCACCACAGACCCTGTGGAGGCCGAGTTCCGACGCCGAATCTGGTACGAAATCGTCGCACTGGACCGACAACGAGCTTCACATCTTTTCAGACCAACTTTTGTGTCTCAAAACTCGTACGACACTCTGTCTCCTGGTAACGTTGAGGGCGACAATATCATTTTGGCAGGTGTTGTTGTCTACCGAGCCCTAGCAATTGAGGCATTTGTGCGTCGGCTGGTGTTTTCGTCCAAACCTGTGTCTTACAACTACATTCTGTCTGTCGATAAACATCTCCAAAGTGTGCTTGAGAACCGTTCGTGTGCTCGATTCCGTGTCCCTGAGGATTTTGCGACGGTCAAAGATCCCAAGGTTGTCCCCACACGTCCCTTTCCCCAGGACGAAATCACAGCAGTTATCATTGAGTGTATCCTGCTGAGATCCATAATGATTCTGCACAAACCCTTCATGCGGGCTTACAGATGTCCCCACTACACTGAGCACTACCACAAGTCGTACCGGTACTCTTTCATTCGGTGTTGGGAGGCTGCTCGTCGAATCTCGCAGATTGTACTTGCTCTACATGAACGTCCCCATCTCACCAGCAAGTACACCTTCCTCACCTCTGGTGTATGTTTGTACCACGGTATTGACGCCACCTGTCTCATTGGTCTGTCGTACCTGCACTCCAAGTCGGAGACCGACCCCAACAGTAACGGAGATATGATCATTCTGCAGCGAATGAAGGAGCTGATTCGAAAGCTTGTGCCTACGTCCATTGTGGCGCGGGAGGCCAACGCGCTGTTTGAGCGAATGTATGCCGTGATTCACAAAAAGTTTGCCAATAAAAAATCAGCCGCCAGCGTCACAGGAGCCGGCTCTCGATCGGCATTCAGAGGTCCCACGGGACACCAACATCCGATTCCTgaccagcaacagcagcagcagccgcagcagaagcagcagggTGCCGGAGGGGATGTAAGCCAACCTACTCCTCCTTTTGTTCCTCATGACGCTTCTTCCACATCTTCGGTATCATCTACGTCCCCCGATGTCATTGCAAACCAAATGCTGCGACCGCCGCTCATGTTTGCCCctaacaacaacaatcCCGCCCCAACAGACGGCTCCGAGGAGTTTGATATGCAGTTTTGGGAAGGCTACTTCCCGTCTCTGTACTTCCCCAATCCCCCTTCTGGTTCCAACTTGCAAGCCGACCCGGCTCCTCAGGAAGTTAACAACAACGATCTTTTTGGCGAAATTCCCAGCGAGCTGTTTTTCCCCGTCGAGTCCTGGGTGGACGGTCAGCAGAGTGGCAAGAGTGTCATTTTCTAG